Within the Anaerohalosphaeraceae bacterium genome, the region GGAAGGATTGCGTCCGGTATTGCACGCAAACAGATTGTGATGGAAGGTTGAATCCTGCCCGCCCCAGGTGCCGCCGAATTCATGGCCCGGCTTCATCCCTTCGCTGGAAATGCAGTATTGAATCGTCAGATTCTTCACGGACGTTTTGACCATTTTGGTCTTTCCGGGATTCTTCGGGTCGGGCTGCTCGACCATCGCGCGGTAAAGCGAAAGGTTTTCGTCTCGTCCCCAGCTGGTCGAACAATGGTCAACAATAATATGATGAAGCGGGTTTCCGCCGATGTTGTCCGAACCCTGCCCGCCTGTGGTAATCCCCCGGCGAACCCGCAGATGACGCACAATCACATTGTGGGTGTTGATATCCAGCGAGGCCCCGGCGAGGCAGATGCCGTCCCCCGGTGCGGTTTGTCCGGCAATCGTGATATCCGGGTGATTGACGGCCAGGTTGGATTGAAGATGAATGATGCCCGCCACGCGAAAGACCACAATGCGGGGGCCTTTTGTCTCAATCGCCTCCCGCAGACTGCCCGGGCCGCTGTCGGCCAGACTGGTTACGAGGAGCACTTTGCCGCCGCGTCCGCCTGTTGCAAACATCCCGCCGCCCCAGGCCCCCGGAAAGGCCGGAATCGCCTCCGGCAGGTCCGGCGGAAGAGGAGGAATCATCCCCGCCGCAGGCTCCCGGACCTTTGCGTCAGAGGAAGCAGCCTCCTGAGCCGCTGACAGGCCAACAAACAGACACGCCGCCATCCATACGGTCCAAAACACTCTTGAGGAGAAATCACGCTTGTTCACAGTCCGCTCCTGATTTGAATGTATCGTTTGAGAGAGGTTATCCAATCGCCGGGAACAAAACACCCGCCGCCTGCTGCAAAAAAGGAATCAGTTGCGGCGGTGATTTTTCGGGCAGCGAGAAGCCAGCCGCTTCTTTGCACTTTGCACGTCAATCGGTTTTCTTACTTGCGGGTAGGACTCTGAATGGCCCAGCCGCGCCCCATATATTGCGTATCATTGTTCTGACCGGGTGTGCGGAAAGGAGCAAAAGCCGTGTTCAGTGCGTTGCCGCCAAAACCATAATCCGTAATAGAGGGATTGCTGAAGTAAAAATCGAGTCGGGCCTTTGTGTCCGAATCCTGCCATACGTGTATTTCCGCATGCCCGTCACAAAAACCAATAATCCCGCTGTTGCCGTGATTGATGGAAATCGGGTCCCGCCAATACCATTCTCTAAACTCGTTGAAAGAGTCCCAGGGGGTATAAAACTCCCAGGCACCGAAGTTAAAATTCCTGCCTTCGCCCTCTTCCACAAAGTTATACCGGGTCGCAGGAGAAGTGATTTGATGGAATCGGGTTATGCCGCTGCCCAAGGCCGATGGGATCGCATAGGAACGAAAAATTGTTGTTCCGTCATACTTGCTTTTCCGATATGTATCTCCCGGGCAGTGATAGGTGTCAAAATTATCCACCCCGTATTCATACATCTTGCCTTTGGCAATTCCCCTCTTTTCATCGTCATCCGTAACCGGCGGATTGGTCGAAGTAGGCAAACAGGGAGTCCCGTCTTCCCGGATGGGATGTCTGACCCACGGAGCTTGTGCATCGGACGCCGTCGGACTTGCAGCCATAAATCTGCCGTCATTTTCTCCCTGGTACGAATACCACGCCAAGGTAAGATTTTTGACATTGGTCAGACACACTGCCGTAGCCGCCTTTCTCTTGGCCATCTTCACCGCAGGGACAATGATAGAAAGCAGCAAAGAGATGATTGCGATGACCACCAGCAGCTCAATTAACGTAAATCCTTTTTTTCTGGTCATTTATGTGTCCCTTCAATTTTTCACATTCAGGGGCAAAAAGCCATCCTATTTGGTATTGTCGAATATTCCCGCTTATCTCACAAGGCAATTTTGCGCCCTAAAAAAGACAATTCCGCGCAAAACCCCACATTCTTTTCAAGTAATTGTCAACCCAACAACCATGCTTTTCGACAGTTGCCGCCGGGAGAGCCCCAAAAAAGCTCTCCCGGCAGCAAAAAATTCACCGTCCCTATTCAGGGAAAATCCGATAGTCCATCATCCACCTTGCGGCAATTTCCGCAAAATCGGGCAGGTCTACCTTGCAGTTCCGATTGAAGTCCCAGTCATACAAATCATAAATCTCCAAATCGCAAACCGATTCCACACCTGTAACCCGATTGTATTCCTCGGCAATCTCCTGTTTGTTCAGAGCATAGTTGTAGATTTTCAGCTCATCGATTCGAGCATTCAGGTACGGAACGGTTGCGCCGACGGCCTTACCGATGTAATTGTAAGTCTTTGTGAAATTGATCGGGCTTTGGAGAGGCAGTCCCTGCGGCGCCTCATTTTCCGTCCCGCATTCACCGTTCAGATAAATGCGTCCATACCCGTTCTCAACTGTAACCACCATATAGTACCACTTTTCGGGTACAATTTCCGCTTCGACATCAAGTTCCTGGTTGTGCCGCTCGGGCTGGCCGTCCCCGTTTTCATCCGGTGTGTACCAGTTCCACTCGCTGCGTGCCACATCCCATCCGCCCTGGCGGGGGTCATTCTGACGATACAGCATGGTCAGGAAAAACGCCTCGGTTGCTTCTTTTCCGAAATCCCAGACCCGGTTCCAGCGGTCTCGGTCAATTGTGTTCACCAGGGTTGTCGGACGAACCCAGCAGGCAATGGTAATATCTTCATAATGGGCCACCGTCGTATCGGCAATCTGTGCCCACTCGAGCGTCGCTCCGGCAGGATTTTCCAGCAACAGATGATTGCCTGCGATGGCATCGTAATCCGACAGACCGGCTCCGCCCATCAGCTGCATATCCTTGCCGCTGACGACATCCGGCGTAAAAAGATTGCTCCCCACGGTATATGTGGTCTCAAACGGATAATAGGATTTTAGTTCTCCTACCATCAGTCTGCCGCTGGAAAGACTCTGTGCCGTAAGACCGGTCGATGTCTGTGTTCCGATACAATAGTAATATCCCGCATCCGCCGCCTCGGTACTCAGAATCGTCAGGGTATTCGTATTCACTCCCTGATATTTTGTCCCATTCGACAGGGCCCCAACTCCCTCTTTGTACCATTGGTACGTATCGGCCTTCATCGCCGTCGTCAGCCCAAAGACCGCATCTTTTCCGGCACGAGCCACCAACCGGGCCGGTGTAACATCCCCAAGATAAGGCCCCTGCTGAATCGTTTTGAAACTCCAGATCGGGCTGGCATATTTCAGATTCAGATTGAGGCCGTTGGGTTCATAAGCAAGGACCCGCCAGTAATAGTTTGTGCTCCACGCAAGGTCCTGAGGATACTCAGTTTCCAGCGTAACTGTGTACTGGCCCGGCGAAACGGGCTTTTTATTCACAATCGTATGCGCTTCCGTCAGGTTCGGATCCGGAGCAAACAATACATCCACTTTCACAATACTCTCGTCCCCTACGGTAAAAACCAGGTCGTTTTCAGCCGACGTCCGCTCCGTAGCGATAAACTGAGCCCCGTTTTTCGGGAAGGAAATCACAACACCGGGCAGCCCCACAATCTGAACATTATCAATCACCATTGCATCTTCGGTGTTATCGTCATCGTCCCCTTCGTTGGCAAAACGCAGAAACAGCTCCCCGGTTGCGGTACCGATATAATTCAGGGTTACCGAATCAGTTATCGCCTGGCCCGGATTGACGGCAGGATAGGAAACTGTCACGGAATCAATCAGCGTAACCCCCTGGGCTCCGTCAATGTCCGACGAATCCGGCCCATCAGAGCCGACGAAAGTTCCGTCTGATTCATAAATTGAAATCCGAAGAACCAGGTCTCTCGGCTCCGTCAGATTCGTCGGTCGGCCGACCTGATACTGAATCTGGACAGCCGCCTGCCCCGATGTGTTAAGCCCGAGACTCTGATAGGCCCAGCAGTCATCCGTGTCAAAGCCCATGTACTGCGTGCCGGTGGGGCTGTTCAGCAATCTCAGATATGTCTGGCCCGCCGCCCCGCCCGTGCCCACCGTAT harbors:
- a CDS encoding type II secretion system protein translates to MTRKKGFTLIELLVVIAIISLLLSIIVPAVKMAKRKAATAVCLTNVKNLTLAWYSYQGENDGRFMAASPTASDAQAPWVRHPIREDGTPCLPTSTNPPVTDDDEKRGIAKGKMYEYGVDNFDTYHCPGDTYRKSKYDGTTIFRSYAIPSALGSGITRFHQITSPATRYNFVEEGEGRNFNFGAWEFYTPWDSFNEFREWYWRDPISINHGNSGIIGFCDGHAEIHVWQDSDTKARLDFYFSNPSITDYGFGGNALNTAFAPFRTPGQNNDTQYMGRGWAIQSPTRK